From the genome of Spinacia oleracea cultivar Varoflay chromosome 2, BTI_SOV_V1, whole genome shotgun sequence, one region includes:
- the LOC110796179 gene encoding probable beta-1,3-galactosyltransferase 8 — protein sequence MYVMVSPSQPDIESKKMRGKAVPGKAIVLLCIASFLAGTLFTSQTYWSRNKSETKDQVALIPNHAKTKKIQATTMAKINLDHNKRMLVEGKPGDIMSEVTKTHQAIQSLDKKISALEMELAVARTSQTDPQISGEMGTNHSLQKAFIVIGINTAFSSKRRRESVRETWMPQGEKLKKLEEEKGIVIRFVIGHSATPGGVLDKAIDAEEAEYNDFLRLNHVEGYHELSTKTRMYFSTAVALWNAEFYMKIDDDVHLNLGMLVTSLAKYRSKPRIYIGCMKSGPVLSQKGVKYHEPEYWKFGEEGNKYFRHATGQIYAISKDLAAYISINAPILHRYANEDVSLGSWLFGLEVEHVDDRSMCCGTPPDCEWKAQAGNVCVASFDWSCSGICKSVDRMRDVHDACGEGDNAVWNVDL from the exons ATGTACGTAATGGTGTCACCCTCTCAACCTGATATCGAGTCGAAAAAAATGAGAGGAAAAGCTGTTCCTGGAAAAGCAATTGTTTTACTCTGCATTGCTAGTTTTCTAGCAGGAACACTCTTTACTAGCCAGACTTATTGGAGCCGTAACAAATCAGAGACCAAAGATCAGGTTGCACTTATTCCCAACCATGCCAAAACTAAGAAGATTCAAGCCACAACAATGGCCAAGATCAATTTGGATCATAACAAGCGC atgttGGTTGAAGGAAAACCTGGAGATATTATGAGTGAAGTTACTAAGACACACCAAGCAATTCA ATCACTGGATAAGAAAATATCAGCTTTGGAAATGGAATTAGCAGTAGCTCGAACGAGTCAAACAGACCCTCAGATTTCAGGTGAAATGGGAACTAATCATAGTCTGCAGAAAGCTTTCATTGTGATTGGAATCAATACTGCATTCAGCAGCAAAAGACGGAGAGAGTCTGTCAGAGAAACTTGGATGCCTCAAG GAGAGAAGCTGAAGAAATTGGAGGAAGAAAAAGGCATAGTGATTCGGTTTGTTATAGGACACAGTGCAACACCAGGAGGGGTTCTTGACAAGGCTATTGATGCAGAAGAGGCAGAGTACAATGACTTCCTTCGCCTCAACCATGTCGAAGGCTACCACGAGCTTTCCACCAAGACACGAATGTATTTCTCAACTGCAGTCGCACTTTGGAATGCAGAGTTTTACATGAAAATAGACGATGATGTTCATTTAAACTTAG GTATGCTAGTCACTTCTCTAGCAAAATACAGATCAAAACCCAGGATTTATATCGGCTGCATGAAGTCTGGACCTGTTCTGTCTCAGAA GGGTGTAAAGTATCATGAACCAGAATACTGGAAATTTGGAGAAGAAGGGAACAAATATTTCAGACATGCTACTGGTCAGATTTATGCCATTTCCAAGGATCTTGCAGCTTACATATCCATTAACGC ACCCATTCTACACCGCTATGCTAATGAAGATGTTTCTCTGGGGTCCTGGTTGTTCGGCTTGGAGGTTGAACATGTCGATGATCGTTCCATGTGTTGCGGAACACCACCAG ACTGTGAATGGAAAGCACAAGCAGGAAATGTATGTGTAGCATCATTTGACTGGTCTTGCAGTGGAATATGCAAATCTGTTGACAGGATGAGAGATGTGCATGATGCCTGTGGAGAAGGAGATAATGCTGTTTGGAATGTTGATCTCTAA